In Monodelphis domestica isolate mMonDom1 chromosome 4, mMonDom1.pri, whole genome shotgun sequence, one DNA window encodes the following:
- the LOC100020356 gene encoding olfactory receptor 51G2-like, giving the protein MSVFNNSALYPQFLLTGFQGLEAKYSLISLPICLIYIISIAGNITILFIIRTEPSLHQPMYYFLSMLALTDLGLSTVTLPTMVSVFWFHARDISFVACAVQMYFIHVFSIIESAILLAMAFDRVVAIREPLRYSAILTNSIIIRIGLASAGRALILVFPVPFLLKRLQFHTISTLSYPFCLHQDLIKLTVSSRRISSIYGLMVVISSMGLDSVLLLLSYMLILVTVLSVASKTERFKALNTCISHICAVLTFYTPMIGLSMIRRYGQNASPMVHVLMADVYLLVPPLMNPIVYSVKTKQIRLRILKKLKKQKE; this is encoded by the coding sequence ATGTCTGTCTTCAATAACTCTGCTCTTTATCCTCAGTTCCTTTTAACAGGCTTCCAAGGATTGGAAGCCAAGTATAGTCTGATCTCCCTTCCCATCTGCCTGATCTACATTATTTCGATTGCAGGAAACATcaccatcctcttcatcattaGGACAGAGCCCTCACTCCACCAGCCAATGTACTACTTTCTCTCCATGTTAGCCCTGACAGACCTGGGTCTGTCTACTGTGACCCTACCCACTATGGTCAGTGTGTTTTGGTTCCATGCTCGAGATATCTCCTTTGTTGCTTGTGCAGTCCAAATGTACTTCATTCATGTGTTCTCTATCATTGAGTCAGCTATATTGCTGGCCATGGCATTTGACCGTGTTGTGGCTATCCGGGAGCCACTACGCTATTCAGCTATCCTCACTAATAGTATAATCATTAGGATTGGACTTGCCAGTGCTGGAAGAGCCCTTATCCTGGTCTTCCCAGTCCCTTTCCTCTTGAAAAGGTTGCAGTTTCATACCATCAGTACCCTTTCCTACCCATTCTGTTTGCACCAGGATCTTATCAAGCTGACAGTGTCCAGTCGGAGGATCAGCAGCATCTATGGTCTCATGGTAGTCATCTCTTCCATGGGACTAGACTCAGTATTGCTTCTTCTATCTTATATGCTCATCCTGGTCACAGTGTTGAgtgttgcttctaagacagaGCGTTTCAAAGCTCTCAACACCTGCATTTCTCATATCTGTGCTGTGCTTACCTTCTACACACCCATGATTGGATTGTCCATGATACGTCGCTATGGGCAGAATGCTTCCCCAATGGTCCATGTGTTGATGGCTGATGTCTACCTGCTTGTCCCACCACTCATGAACCCTATTGTGTATAGTGTCAAAACTAAGCAGATTCGCCTGCGCATCCTCAAGAAgttaaaaaaacagaaggaatAG
- the LOC100020327 gene encoding olfactory receptor 51L1-like codes for MALSNSSDITDPIFLLKGFPGLESVHIWLSLPFCLAYLVAFGGNVTILAVIWTEPSLHQPMYYFLSILALTDLGMSLSTLPTILGVLWQNTQEIQASACYAQLFFIHTFTFLESSVLLAMAFDRFVAICFPLQYSTILTNRVIGNIALACLLRSMGVVLPTPLLLQRYHYCRANTLSHAFCLHQDVLKLSCSDARVNSIYGLCVVIVTLGIDSVFILLSYLLILYAVLSIASHEERLKALNTCVSHICVVLIFFVPVIGVSMVHRFGRHLSPTIHIVMADIYLLLPPVLNPVVYSVRTKQIRAGIIRKFRTRKLF; via the coding sequence ATGGCATTGTCAAACAGTAGTGATATCACGGAtcctattttccttttgaaaggTTTCCCAGGACTTGAATCAGTGCATATATGGCTGTCTCTCCCCTTTTGCCTTGCTTACCTTGTGGCTTTTGGAGGGAATGTCACTATCCTAGCTGTTATCTGGACAGAGCCCTCTCTCCATCAGCCCATGTATTACTTCTTGTCCATCCTGGCTTTGACTGATCTGGGCATGTCACTGTCTACACTGCCCACCATACTTGGAGTTTTATGGCAAAACACGCAAGAGATTCAAGCAAGTGCCTGCTATGCCCAGCTCTTCTTTATCCATACCTTCACCTTCTTGGAATCCTCAGTGCTGCTGGCCATGGCCTTTGACCGCTTTGTTGCCATTTGCTTCCCACTACAGTACTCCACTATCCTCACCAATCGTGTCATTGGCAATATTGCACTGGCCTGCTTACTGAGGAGTATGGGGGTTGTCTTACCCACACCCCTGCTTCTTCAACGGTATCACTACTGTCGTGCCAACACTCTCTCCCATGCCTTCTGTCTCCACCAGGATGTATTGAAGTTGTCATGTTCAGATGCTAGGGTCAATAGCATCTATGGATTGTGTGTGGTTATTGTCACCTTAGGCATAGACTCGGTCTTCATTTTACTCTCCTATCTGCTGATTCTTTATGCTGTTCTGAGCATTGCATCCCATGAGGAGAGGCTCAAGGCACTAAACACATGTGTCTCACATATCTGTGTGGTACTTATTTTCTTTGTGCCTGTAATTGGTGTTTCTATGGTACACCGCTTTGGGAGGCACTTGTCTCCCACCATTCACATTGTCATGGCTGATATCTACTTACTTCTTCCACCTGTACTGAATCCAGTTGTCTACAGTGTCAGGACCAAGCAGATCCGTGCAGGAATCATTCGCAAATTCAGGACAAGGAAATTATTTTAG